One window of Gemmatimonadales bacterium genomic DNA carries:
- a CDS encoding BamA/TamA family outer membrane protein yields the protein GRPLTFTVEGRDETQSSVEARDPWTLFRGDNIWRENPAVTDGRFRSAVASFRFDTRNDRGTPSSGVLVTGEYEVGEGKDITGTTDPTLVCIVAPCVPAALADGKLGYQRVFFDARSYLRVSPAGRLNLRVAGGGRVGGEALPLQHRLSLGYPDPLPGYRVRQFSCGGELVAGGPALCDRVLVGQVEFRAHLGFDFGPEWANDWGEDDNDRYEPFHVTGPDVVVFADAGRAWMAGRGPNKIPLDRLPALSTFKSDIGVGLDLGPIGFYLAKALDQAEQPVSFTVRMGRRF from the coding sequence CGGGCGACCGCTAACTTTCACGGTCGAGGGGCGGGACGAAACGCAGTCGTCGGTGGAGGCGCGTGACCCGTGGACGCTGTTCCGCGGCGACAACATCTGGCGCGAGAACCCCGCCGTCACCGACGGTCGCTTCCGCTCCGCCGTGGCCTCCTTTCGCTTCGACACTCGCAACGACCGGGGCACGCCCTCCTCGGGCGTGTTGGTGACGGGCGAGTACGAGGTGGGAGAGGGCAAGGACATCACGGGCACGACGGACCCGACACTGGTCTGCATCGTCGCGCCATGCGTTCCGGCGGCGCTCGCCGACGGCAAACTGGGCTACCAGCGCGTCTTCTTCGACGCGCGCAGCTACCTGCGCGTCTCGCCGGCGGGTAGGCTCAACCTTCGGGTCGCCGGCGGCGGCCGGGTCGGCGGCGAAGCGCTGCCGCTGCAGCACCGCCTGTCGCTCGGCTATCCGGATCCGCTGCCCGGCTACAGGGTCCGGCAGTTCAGTTGCGGCGGTGAGCTCGTCGCAGGCGGGCCGGCGCTGTGCGACCGGGTCCTCGTGGGTCAGGTGGAGTTCCGCGCTCATCTCGGCTTCGACTTCGGGCCGGAATGGGCCAACGACTGGGGCGAGGACGACAACGACCGTTACGAGCCGTTCCACGTGACCGGCCCCGACGTGGTGGTGTTCGCGGACGCGGGGCGCGCCTGGATGGCGGGCCGCGGCCCCAACAAGATACCGCTGGACCGGCTGCCGGCGCTTTCGACGTTCAAGAGCGACATCGGCGTGGGGCTCGACCTGGGGCCGATCGGCTTCTACCTCGCGAAGGCGCTCGATCAGGCGGAACAGCCGGTGAGCTTCACGGTGCGCATGGGGCGGCGCTTCTAG